tgtgagcttctcgcggtgaagatggcgttggaggagtggagacactAGTTGGAGGGGGCGGTACTTCTGTTCATTGTGTGGATGGATCACAATAACCTGGAATATCTCTGCACTGCCAAGCATCTCAATTCCAGGCAAGTTAGGTGTGCCCTGCTTTTCACCCGGTTTAACTTCTCCCTCTCCTACCGACCAGGATCCATGAACATCAAGCCGGATGCACTGTCACGCTGCTATAGCCCCGTGGCTACACTCTCACacccgagaccatccttcccacctcgtgtCTGGCAACGGAACTCAGCTGGGGAACAGGGAAGCAGGTCCATGAGGCGCATCGTTCCCAGCCAAACCCCGGGGGGTTTGTGTGTGCCTGACGCTGCCCACTCCTCGGTcttggagtgggcccactcctccaggcttgccAGCCACCTGGGCTCCCATCGGACCCTGACCTTTGTgcgacaacgcttttggtggccgGCCTACCATGGTCCCGGAAGTCTCCGCGTTCGTTGCCGCCTGCACGATCTGTGCGCAGAACAAGACTCCTTGGCAAGCTCTGGCTGGTCTTCTtcaaccactgcctgtccctcaccatcCCTGGTCTCACATATCCTTGGACTTTGTCACGCGTCTTCCCgcatctgatggcaacaccgccaTTCTGACAGTAGTGGACTAATTTTCCAAAACcacccacttcattcctctccccaacctaccctctgccaaagagatgGCCCAGGtcatggtgcagcatgtcttccggatccatggactcccggtgCACATTGTCTCCGACCGGGGCCCTCAGTTCTAGTCCTGGAAGACGTTGTGCACGCTCATTGGGTTGTCGGTCATGCCTGTCCTCAGAGTTCCACTAGCAGTCCACCACGACAGTCGGAGGGAGACCTGGAGATGACTCTGTCAGCAACTCGTGTGAGTTGAATATGCCTGCAACACCCTCCCCTGCTCTGCCACTGGGCTCTCACCTCTCGAGTGTTCCCTGGGGTGTTAACCCCTGCTCTTCCCggagcaagaggaagaggtcggcataccctcggcccagatgtttgtccgcttCTGTtgccgtacctggaagagagactggtcggctcttctcaagaccacctccaggtatcgacgacaagcgGACCGCAAATTTCTCCAAGATTATTAGCCTCTGCTGTTTGTCTGTTCTGTTGCCCTGTACCCTCCGTATTCATCCaacttttcatgtgtctaggattaaacctATGTCTCATAGCCCTTTgtctcctgcctgccctgactccGGGCCTGCCTGTCTTTCTGTACCTGCTTGACTCTGACCcatttacgaacctctgcctgtcctgaccccgagcctgtctgctgttctgtaccttattgaCTCTGTCCTGGATTAagaacctctgcctgcctttgacctgtttTTTGCATGCACCCGGTttgggtcaataaacatctgtgactctagctgtctgcatctgggtcttatcctgagttctgataaAAAATAGATTTCCAGAAAACATTATTTATAAGCCAGTCTCATACATCCAGCTCTTTCATTTGAGAAATAGGATGCGAATAAAATGGGTCAGTCTGAAACAATCATTGGCCTCCAACTGGCGCCCAAGAGATGCACAGGCATAATCTTATTATAGGTACACTTATGCACGTACTTCTTTTAGATAACTTCTTTTATTTAGAATTGGGGCTTCATGTTTGCCTTCATCTAATTCCAAACAAAAACCTCCTACTTGTTTTCAGACTTTTATTATGAAGGAGTACAGATTTTTTAACAGTATCCCTCCACTTAATTATAATAATACATAGGTCCTATATAGCCCTTTGTTAAAACCCAAAGACACAATCTGGAAGCTTTTGGAGAAGCTTGAGTAAGCAGGGGAGATCTAGGAATATGAGAACCAAGGCTAACCAAACACACCCAGAGATATGATATAGCCTGGTTAGGGGCAGTAGCGTGAAGGAATATCCAAGAGTGAATGAACTTAAGTCAGAATTGGAGTTGTGATAACATATTTCTGCATGTCTGTTCTGCAATGCACACACCACTGCTAAGAATTCAACCACGTATTGACTCACTCTCCCCTGCCTATGTTTTAGGTGCACCAGTGACACAGTCAGCCTGGTTGTAGAGGaacagaagaagagaagagaaaccaCTAGCCATGGGGCCCAGAGCTTGGTGCCTGTTTGTCCTGCTTGGGCTGTCCGTCTGGGGCAGCAGTGAGGGCCTCAGATCCCCCATCCTGACCCGGAGACGGAGGTACCTGGAGGACAAAGGAGAACCACCCAAAAAGTGCTCGTATACCTTCCTGGTCCCTGAGCAGAAGATCACAGGGCCAATCTGCACCAGCCGGGGCCTACACACGGACAAGGACCGCGTGACCCGCATGGACGTAGCGGCGGTGAGGGACCTGCTCTCCAAACAGAAACGGGAGATGGATACCCTGAAGCTGGTGGTGAACATTGATGGGAACATGGTGAACGAGATGAAGTTGCTGAGGAAGGAGAGCAGGAACATGAACTCCAGGGTGACCCAGCTCTACATGCAGCTGCTGCACGAGATCATCAGAAAGAGAGATAACTCTCTGGAGCTGGCTCAGCTGGAGGGACGCATTCTGAACGCCACAGCAGAGTCCCTACGTCTGGCCGCCCGCTATCGTGACCTAGAGGTCCGATACGCTGCGCTCTCCGCCATGGTCAACAGCCAGTCAGTTCTGGTTGGTGCCCTGGAAGAGCGCTGTCTGCAGGTGTACGGCCGGCGGCAGGAGCAGTCTCCCCAGGGCCCACCACTGGTGCAGGTGGTGCCAGAGAACATACCGGTTAGCATCCCGAGATTTACCAACGAGATCCAGAGGGACCATGGCCGGGCATTTCCCAGAGACAGGGGCTCCCAAGCAGGGCCAGCACCCACAGGAAGCACCCTGGAGCTCCAGAAGGCTCCGCAGGGCAACTTCAGTGCAGAGGGTGAGGCAACTGATTGTTAGATACACTATATAGTGCATtaggacagtattcagaccccttgacttcatccacattttgttacgttacagccttattctaaaatggattgaagcgtttttttccctcatcaatctgcacacaataccccataattacaaagtgaaaacaggtttttagacatttttgcaactgtatacaaaataaaaaacagaaataacttatttacataggtattcagacactttgctatgagatttgaaattgagctcaggggcatcctgtttccgttgatcatcttttagatgtttctacaacttgattggagtctacctgtggtcaattcaattgattggacatgatttggaaagccacaaatggaagccactcctcagtaaaaggcacatgacagcccgcttggagtttgccaaaaggcacctaaaggattctcagaccatgagaaacaagattccctggcaccatgcctacggtgaagcatgggggtggcagcataatgctgtgggaatgtttttcagcggcagggactgggagactagtcaggatcaaaggaaagatgaacagagcaaagtacagagagatccttaatgaaaacctgctcaggacctcagaatggagcgatggttcaccttccatcagggcaacaaccctaagcacacagccaagacaatgcaggagtcacttcgggacaagtctctgtgtcaagcttgtagcatcatacccaagactcaaggctgtaatacctgccaaaggtgcttcaacaaagtactgagaaaagggtctgaatacttatgtaaatgtgatatttcagttttttatttgtaataaacttgcaaaaatgtctaaaaaactgtttttgcttcgtcattatgtgtgtagattgatgaggagaaaaacgatttaatccattttagaataaggctgtaacgtgacaaaaaagtgaaggggtctgaaaactttccgaatgcactgtatatacaaaagtatgtggacaccccttcaaattactgATTtgcctatttcagccacacccattgctgacagatgtataaaatcgagcacacagacatgcaatcaCCACAGACAAAACATTGTCATGTGGAATGGCttaactgaagagctcagtgactttcaacgtggcaacgTCATAAGatcccacctttccaacaagtcagtttgtcaaatttctaccctgctagagttgccccggtcaactgtaaattatgttattgtgaagtggaaaagtctaggcGCAACAACGCATCAGCCGTAAAGTGCTAGGCcgtacaagctcacagaacgggaccgctgagtgctgaagctgtcttcagttgcaacactcactgccgagttctaaactgcctctggaagcaacgtcagcacaagaactgtttgtcgggagcttcatgaaatgggtttccatggccaaacagctgcacacaagcctaagatcaccatgcggaatgccaagtgttggctggagtggtgtaaagctcgctgccattggtctctggagtagtggaaacacgttctctggaatgatgaatcacgcttcaccatctggcagtccgacaaacTAAATtcggtttggcagatgccaggagaacattaacctccctgggcaaggtgggacgcttacAAATACCTCAtgaatgctataacttcaatttctcaaacatatgactattttacaccattttaaaaacaagactctcgttaatctaaccacattgtccgatttcaaaaagatttacagcgaaagcaaaacattagattatgtcaggagagtaccctgccaaaaatagtcacacagccattttcaaaacaagcatatatgtcacaaaaaccaaaaccacagctaaatgcagcactaacctttgatgatcttcatcagatgacactcctaggacattatgttatacaatgcatgcatgttttgttcaatcaagttcatattgatatcaaaaaccagctttttacattagcatgtgatgttcagaactaacatacttccggtgaatttttTAAATCACTCACGATAATCGTtgacaaaaaatataacaattattttaagaattatagatacagaagtcctttatgcaatcgcggtgtcagattttaaaatagcttttcggcgaaagcacattttacaatattctgagtagatagcccggcaatcacggctagctaatttgacacccaccaagtttggccctcaccaaactcagatttactataagaaaaattggattacctttgctgttcttcgtcagaatgcactcccaggacttctacttcaacaacaaatgttgtttcggttccaaataatccatagttatatccaaataccgccgttttgtttgtgcgttcaggtaactatccaaacggtgacgcacgagcgcatttcgtgacaaaattttaaaaatattccattaccgtacttcggagcatgtcaaacgctgtttaaaataaatttttatgctatttttctcgtaaaatagcgatactattccaaccgggcgacgttgtattcattcaaaggctgaaagaaaaaaatggagaattctcatgaatgcgcatctccagtgtcactgtccccagcctgaccagtaacaaacagagctgctgtaattcgcccagagactgcagacacctcattccactttctggcgccttctgagagccaatggaagccttagtaaatgtcacgttacagcagagatgctgtattttcgatagagatgcaacagaaggataacaaattgtcagacagggcacttcttgtatggaatcttctcaggttttggcctgcgatatgagttctgttatactcacagacaccattcaaacagttttagaaactttagagtgttttctatccaaatctactaattatatgcatattctcgtttctgggcaagagtagtaaccagtttaaatcgggtacgttttttatccggccgtgcaaatactgccccctagccccaacaggttaactgccccaatgcatagtgccaactgtaaagtgtggtggaggaggaataatggtctgggtgtcatgtcctgaccagtaaaaggggttatttgttattgtagtttggtcatggcgtggcagggggtgtttgttttgtgtgtttcaggtTTTTCggggttttgttctatgttatctatttctatgtggttatctagttttctatttctatgttggggttttggcaaCGATCTccgattagaggcagctggttgtcgttgcctctaattggaggccatatttaagtgggttagttttctattgtgtttgtgggtggttgtttcctgtatagtctgtgtaccttacgggactgttttcgtcatttgttttgtttatgtgatttttccttcaataaataagaagatgataaatatacccgctgtgttttggtccaccTACAACGACgcatgtgacagaaccacccaccaaagaaggaccaagcagcggaggaaggagcagcaggagagctacttagagtcgtggacatgggaggagatattggatggaaagggaccatggcaccaggctggggagtaaaAGCGCctgaaggaggagctggaggaagctaaaagggaacgacggaggtatgaggcattatatcctccatttcaggaggagaggaggcagccccAAATACATTTTTTCGGGGGGGCTTACGGGGAGTTTAGTTGAGTCAGcgggagccctgacctaacttcccgggcatACAGGAGAAAGCCGTGGAGAAAAAAAGAGCCAGTCAAGGAATCAAGCGAGGAGCTTGACgcgagattccggagagaggtactggcggaaagggcacgaAGGGGCACctatgcttattatggggagcgacggattaagcaagcaccatgttatgcggagatacgcacggtatcgccagtgcgcagctacagcccggtgcgcttgatgaaagctcctcacaggtgttatgctagagccagcatcgagccaggaccggtgatgcaagttgcaagcatcagaccgccggtgagggttcatggcccagtgtatcctgttcctgctcctcgtactcttcctctagtgcgcctgcccagtccagtacatcctgttcctgctcctcgcactagccttgaggtgcgtgttactaggctggcgcttccaaaaccagccccacgcatcaggcctatagtgcgcctgcccagtccagtacgtcctgttcctgctcctcgcactagccttgaggtgcgtgttactaggctggcgcctccaaaaccagccccacgcatcaggcacatagtgcgcctgcccagtccagt
Above is a window of Salmo salar chromosome ssa03, Ssal_v3.1, whole genome shotgun sequence DNA encoding:
- the angl1 gene encoding Angiopoietin-related protein 1 precursor — protein: MGPRAWCLFVLLGLSVWGSSEGLRSPILTRRRRYLEDKGEPPKKCSYTFLVPEQKITGPICTSRGLHTDKDRVTRMDVAAVRDLLSKQKREMDTLKLVVNIDGNMVNEMKLLRKESRNMNSRVTQLYMQLLHEIIRKRDNSLELAQLEGRILNATAESLRLAARYRDLEVRYAALSAMVNSQSVLVGALEERCLQVYGRRQEQSPQGPPLVQVVPENIPVSIPRFTNEIQRDHGRAFPRDRGSQAGPAPTGSTLELQKAPQGNFSAEGPFSDCLQAQEAGHGTSGMYLLKPGEAERPMQVWCEQGLDNGGWTVIQSRRDGSVNFFRNWDAYKVMMKKTNDTEI